The Elephas maximus indicus isolate mEleMax1 chromosome 11, mEleMax1 primary haplotype, whole genome shotgun sequence genome contains the following window.
aataaaatgtgttttcattcgTGATTTAGGTGAGCTCAAGAGCAGCCTCCTAAACGATGAATAAAGGAAAGGAGGAACATGGAGAGGAGTATACATCTTAAGTTCTGAGGCCATGTGAGGTATCTCTTCCCAGCATAGTCAAAGATTGCTGTATTGGAATTTGTGGCTACCCTTTGTGGAATTTCTTATAAAATCCAAGAACAGATACagcttagaaaaaatatatatgtgtgtttatgtgtatataagtatgtgtatatataaatacatatatgcacagaGCTTTTTGAATTATTTCCTAATTTTGTATCTTATTGTTTCCAAATTGAATTTAGCCTTGGTGATGTGGTATAATCCAAGGAAAGAATGTAAGAAATAGCTTTATAGACTCGTGTGACACATTATATTCAAAGGGTCACTTTGTAGTGCTGAGATCTAGATAGTAGTTCATTCTTCCGCAGTCCACAAACTTATTTTTAGAGCAAGGGCATAGTGTTTTGCTACATCATAGCTAAATGTTGTTTTCCCAACGTAAGCTTTAAAATTGTTATCCTGGTCAGAGAATGAAATCAGTCGTGCCTATTTTAGACCTGCTGGAAAGAGTATAACCGTACAGTGTCAGTTCTGCTGGTTAGAGGTTTTGCAGGCTACCACCTCCACCTCAGCTCTCAAGAATGGTATGGTaaaattttgttatctgatgacTGTGGGATTTTAAACTGCAAACAAATTCGTATAGTCTCTTAACGGTTGAACATTCAAAGGAAAATTGCCTTTTCATTTTAGGCATTCTTagacatcatttttatttttaacttaaattttaCAAGGATAAGTTGAGATTATTAGAGAGCAAGGGTAGTTTTCATTTCCTACCTCTTAAGACATTTTCtgaacaagctttttttttttttttttaacgtttaaaAAAATTGTTGGGCTCTGATGTCTTCTCAGAGGACTCAGTTGCTTCAAGTGATTTAGCGTGGCTCTGTGCAAGAAACTGGCTCGGATAGAGTGGAAAATAGAACTTCGTTATAGATGAATTAACTTCAGCGTTTTCTATACTTTTCGGTTAGCCTTtcaacaaatacctttttttaactaCTTGGATTCCAGAAGGGAGGATACAACAAGAAATGTTAGTGGAAAATGGAAGAAGCCTATTTGATCATagagattggagataacatgCCCTATCCGGCTGTTCACCCACCTACTTCATCTTGCTGTCCACCGTGGAGGGGTCCGGTTAGGTTAGGCTAGCACCCCATAATGCTGAAGCGTAGAACTGGCATTGCTTCCCTGGGTctctaaatttttgttgtttcttgttttattgctgtTAAACCAGTAATAAGTCCGTTGTCATTAGGCTATACAGCAGTACTGGGAATATGTAATCTTCTTGATACGCTGTGAACGTATAATTAATGTGGGCCGTGGTTTGGAATTTGAAGTTCATGATGGATTGTTTATAAAATGTCACAACTACTCAGGGTGAACAAACTTAAAGCCTGAGTCTGGTTTTTCTCTTTAGTAGCCTGGCCCAGTTAGTAATCGTTTCAGTCAGTTGAGAGAAATTTTTGGCAAGTGATAATGTCCTGTTGAAAAATTTTTAGACGCAGCTCTCTCTGATTAGCTCGAGCGTATTAGGAAGGCTGATTCAGTTTACTTTCATTATTTTGATTCAAACTTAGGTAATCTTAAATGttgactttagtttttttttttttttttgtattttttttcctaaataggaTTTAACCACCACCATGTCGAGCAAAAGGGCAAAGACCAAGACCACCAAGAAGCGCCCCCAGCGCGCAACATCCAACGTGTTTGCCATGTTTGACCAGTCCCAGATTCAGGAGTTCAAAGAGGCCTTCAACATGATTGATCAGAATAGAGATGGCTTCATCGACAAGGAGGATTTGCATGATATGCTGGCCTCCCTGGGTAATGATCAGTTTTAATAATACATTAGCTAGACTTTATATTCTATCTTTTATGTTTATTTCCTAAGTTTATTTCCTATGGACTAAGATTCGAAAAGGCTCTGAAGCAGTGTTCCCCAATGTGTGGTCCTTTAATCACTGACAGGTTCTTGGCTCTGTCTCCGGATTGGCTAGGCACTGTGTTGAAAACACTGATCTCGATTATCAAAACATTTTTCCTTCTGATACCCAATGGAAAAGCAGCGTCTTAATACAGGGTTGTATTCATTGAAAAGACTTTTTCCCCAAATAGTTTTGTTGTCATGAATGCAAAGAGCAGATTGTACAAGTGATAGTCTTTCTTGCCAAAATGCTTACTATAATTAATAATTGGTATGTATCATAATTAAAATTATAGCCCCTTTTGTTTAGGGAAAAATCCAACTGATGAGTATCTGGACGCCATGATGAATGAGGCTCCGGGCCCCATCAATTTCACCATGTTCCTCACCATGTTTGGGGAGAAGCTGAATGGGACGGACCCAGAAGATGTCATCAGAAATGCGTTTGCTTGCTTTGATGAAGAAGCAACTGGTAAGTCAGAGATAACCTTTAATTACAAAGTGATTTAATGTGCAGCTGTGGTAACTAAAATACACAATAACTTGAAATACGATAACACCCTCAGGTTTACACCACACCTGTTTTATCTTGGACGGGATTCTTAAGTACGGCAATCACTCACTTCAGGCCCCTTACCTATTTAGGAGTAGTTTACAAATCAGTAGGCTGTACTGAAAACCTTTTTGGAGGGTACATTACCCCTTCACTAGAATGTTAGCTCCACAAAGGTTAGGCTCTCAGTAAACGTGTTTTGAATGAATAACTTTTACCAGTGTAATCTTGGATAAAGCGTGATTGCTATTGTCTGACTCCAgaatctatagggtcgctgtaagttggattcaactggatggcaatgggtttgggtttttttgttgttgttgtttggtgactCCAGTATGATCCTTTTGTTGACGAGGTATCTCTCAGTTCTAAAATTGCTTAAATCTGATTTCTAACCTCTATTCTGAAGTAAACAAAGCAGAGTTTAGGCTCTGGAATAAAACTGTCTGATTTCAAATGGCTATTCTGCTACATAACAGTTGTGTAATTTAGGGCAAGTTAACTTCTTTAAGACTCTGCTTTCTGATTTGTAGagttaattcttaaaaaaaaaagttaactacaTGAATATCTGATCCTTTGGCAGAAATGTATATGAGGAAACATAAGGGAATATTTTTCTGAAACTCTCAACTCACATGGCGTGGCTAACTATGGAAAGGGAAGGCGAACAGCCATTGGCCACGTACATGCCTTGGATTGCTCTGATGCTGGGTAGTTGTCAGGCTGATAGAAGCATAGTTTCCACACTTTCAAGGCTGCCTGCACTATGGGCTCATTCTGCCTTTTCAGATATCTACCCTCTCCTATGTAACCTCCCCATTTCCTTCCAGGCTCCACTACACATCACTGTCCTAATTTTCCTCCACCATTTCTGCCTCTGTGCCTTCATCATCATACCACTGTCTCCTCTCTCCTTTTAAATCTAAACTCTTAATGGTTATTTCTGGAAGGAGTAGGGCGTGGGGGTAGAGTAAGCTGAGGTAACTTTTTTTCTCCCCAATACACTTCTGAATTGCTTGACTTTTCTTTACTGTGAGCAGATGTTACTTTTTTAAACAGGAGGAAATAAAAGAATAAGATATCCATTCTTCAAACTGATCTCAATGGCCATATGCTTTATAGAGTCTTACCTGGGCTTTCATACTATTTTCTCCTGGCTCCCAGGAAAACTAAAAGCCTTTCCCTTCTTCCCAcctccaaagtattttatttgtACCTCTCTCCTGGCATATATGCTGTTTGACCTTATATTTTAATTGTGTACTTATTCTCAATCATCACTATCTACCTCTCTCCCCCAAATAATGACTCCGTGTCTTAAAAGTATTATTCCCATCTTCGTAAGCCCTTCTAGCACCTACCACAGTCGCCTGCACATTGTAGGTGGTTAGCGCATGTGATGGCTGAATAGCTTGGCTGGAGATAAGGATTTCTTTCTATGAAGCACAATTATAGGATttgggggaaatttttttttttttttttttttagtataggatTGAATCAACATAACTCAGAAATCTTAGGTTTATTTTGTGAACTGACTTTGTGCTTTAAACTCACTTTAAGGAAACGATATAGCAGTGTATTAGGTTAATTTCATTATTCACGATTACAAAAGTAAATggtcaggtttttcttttttaactatgAATTTCAGAATCTCTGGGCTGGCTATTTACTACCTTTGGTATACTGCTTTAGCAGCTCCCGACCTGGGTTATGCGTTAGAATTATTGGGGAGCATTTAAAAGTGTCAGTGCCAGAGAACAAATCCACGGTGGCACCTGGGCATTTCTGTAAGCTCCCAAGGTGATGCTGACATGCTCTCAGGTTTTATGAGAACCCTGGTATCAAAAAGTGAGAGTCAAAAGCATTCTCTATCCCCggtgcctagcacagtgtctgctACATGCTAGTACTTGATgctcaaatatttattcagtgtttTTGCACATCCTGGGCCTGGTCATATTTGTTACTAAGTCTGAATTATATTTGTAAAGAATATTAGaaatctcattttacaaatgcaaAAACCAAAATCTGAAGTAAAGTGCCTGAAATAAAATAGCTTGTTAAAACCAGATCTcagcacacccatgtccattgcagcactgtccacaatagcaaaaagatggaaacaacccaggtacccatcagcagatgaatggataaacaaattatggtatgttcacacaatgggatactacggaatgataaagaacaatgatgaatctgcgaaacatctcaacatggatgaatctggaaggcattatgctgagtgaaattagtcgcagaaggacaaatactgtatgagaccagaattgtaagaactcaagaaaaggtttaaacacagaagaaaacattctttgatggttacaaagggagggagggagggagaggggaattcactgacTAGGTATAGTAGACAGGAATTATGTTagatgaaggaaaggacaacacacaatacaggggaagtcagtacaactggactaaaccaaaagctaagaagtttcctgaacacaaccaaaaacttcgagggacagagtagcaggggcaggggtttggggaccatggtctcgggggcatctaggtcagttgccataacaaagtttactaagaaaatgttctgcatcccactttggtgagtggtgtctggggtcttaaatgctagcaagcggccatctaagatgcatcaattggtcccaacccatgttgagcaaaggaaaatgaagaacaccaaagatacaaggaaaatattagcccaagagacaaaagggccgcataaaccagagactcttaccagcctgagaccagaagaactagatggtgcccagctaccatcagtgGCGGCCCTGACAAGGAAcgcaacagacagtccctgatggagcaggagaaaagcggggcgcagaactcaaattcatgtaaagagaccagacttaatggtctgactgagactggaggaaccccagaagacatagccgctagactctctgttaacccagaactgagaccattccagaagccaagtCTTGagcaaaagattagactggactgtaaaacgtaaaataatactcatgaagagtgtgcttcttagtgcaAACAGATATAtaagactaaatgagcagcttATGTCTGGCGGCAGAAAGGaataagagctggttgaatggtttcgggaaacccagagtggaaagggggaatgtgctgtcacactgtgtagatagcaactagggtcacgtaacaatgtgtgtataaatttttgtatgagatattaacttgagctataaacttttacctaaagcacaatttaaaaaaggaagaaaaaaaaagtaataagccAGACCTCAAAACTCCGGTGTTCTTTCCACTGCAGCACGTTATTAATGCTTGTAGAGTGGCACTGGTTTCAGTGTGGCAGAAAACAGTTACTTGCTTGTAGTATAGGTGTGACCACTGAAGCAGCTTTAAGGAACTGTGGGAGTTAGATTGCTTTACTTTGCTCTTGTTTAGGCACAGGTTTTGCCACTGTTAAAAGATCGGAAGACGGAGTAATGGCCCAACAGCCTGGCATCTTCCTAGGCAACTGACTGCCGAGGCCGGCTATAGCGTGTGGAGACCCACCCTTTCATGTATTTGTGTGTTAATAGTTCTTAACCTATACAGGGTGCGGTCAGTCAAGCATAGGCATTCCTTGTAAGTAATCTCAGAGTAGTATGTATTCTGATCCccagttgttctttttttttaggcaccATTCAGGAAGATTACCTGAGAGAGCTGCTGACAACCATGGGAGATCGGTTCACGGATGAGGAAGTGGATGAGCTCTACAGAGAAGCCCCTATTGACAAAAAGGGGAATTTCAATTACATTGAGTTCACGCGCATCCTTAAACACGGAGCAAAAGACAAGGATGACTGAACGAACTTCAAATTCCGGCCAAACGTTCCTTGTTGCCACTTTGAGTATTTCTGAGACTTTCTTTCTCTTAGAGCCTGTTGCATGCCCTTAGCTTTACAGCTTTCGcctttttgttgtatttattcTCAGCCATTTTGGGCGCATACATCTCTATAATCAGACTGGAAATGGGACTTTAAGTTGAAGTAAAATAGAACCGGGAGAAAGATCATTGCCTTATCACAGCCTAAGGAAAGTATTCTCTCATTTTTCTGATTTActggatttttacattttttggtAATAAAAACTTCAAAGTAAACATTGTGATTCAAGTCACCTAATGTTAATTATTTTTGTCGTTTTCAGAATAGAAAAATAGGGTAATTTAGGTTCCCAGCTTCTCCCACCCCCAGATAGCTACAGCCTACACAGAATCAATATATTTTCTCAGAGTCATTCACTAATTTTTTTCCTCAACCATAATTAAACTTTATGATGAAATGCTTTCTTGTTTAAAACTCATTTATCGAAATTGGCTTTTCCTCCACCAATTTCATCTTCCAAAAAAGGTAGGTGAGGCAGATCCTAGAAAAGTGACTTGGTTGTCGGCCACCTCTCCCTTAttccttccagttttcctggcaATTCTGTCTGCTGTACTCCTATTCATCCCTCTGTCTCCTGAAAAATTCCTTTCTAGCTACCCCAATCAGGTTTCCTGTGCCttgtcttctgatttttttttaattaatttcctgTAGAATTTGCACGTGTGTATGATAGCtttgggaaacgctggtggcttagtggttaagtgctatggctgctaaccaaagggttggcagttcaaatccgccaggcgctccttggaaactcggacagttctactctgtcctgtagggtcgctatgagtcggaatcgactcgacggcactgggtttggttttggttttgtgctgATAGCTTTGCTGGCTTTAAATCCTTAAGTTTGACATACCTGTTGACATTTTGCCCTTATCGTTCTAGGCTTCTGTACGTTATTTTATGTCATCTAAAAGTAGACTAGGCCACTgaatgttattttaatttgccctaattttaaaaattattttagccCCAAGGGTTCTCTGGAATGCTGCTACCaaaaagacagattttttttttcaaattgtattCCAAAGTGctggaaatagtttttttttttttttacattgtgtaTAGGTTTTCTTTAAAACAACAATCCCTGTTGAAATCCTATAATTGTTTATGCAGGGAGTACCCACGTGTGAGTTTTGGACATTCCTGACCTGCCCACAATAAAAACAGCTGAAGCTACATGCCTAGGAGAGTGAGGTCATTATTTTAGCCCTAAAAATAATTTCTGCTATTTACAGAAATGCAAGACTGTTTCAGAGTCATTCAGGGAGTGGCAGACGATTTGGTTCTCTTTGGGCTTCAAAAATCAGACTCACAAAAACAGTTTCATGAGTTTAAGAATGATCCTGAAACATTGAAAAATGTTGGCTGAAAAAAGTTGACAATTAGTGTAATGTGAATAATTGACAATTACTCTAATAACTTCAGGTTTTCTGTTAATATTAAGAAGACCATCCTTGGACAACTATTACCTCATTCGACAAACAATTGCCAGATACTCTCTGGGCAGTGGGCCTTGGCAGTCAACAGGATAGGTAAGCTAGATCCGTTAACCTGGCGAGGCCCTCTTCTTGGAAGTAGAACCAGTAACAAGATTCCTATTGTCCCTTTTGAGACTAGAATCTTCATACCTGCTTTAATTTCTTGCATTTTATGAACTCCTGAATTTCGTTATGTGGTTTAAACAAAGTACTTTTTCTAGCCTGTGGACATGGtgctaaaattttgtttgttGAATTCCATTTCAAATGAAAAAATCACCTCTGCTTTCTTAACAAATTTCAGTTGAAGAACAGATTCATTACTTCcactacagaaaaaaagaaaggtctcaTCTGAAATTCTCTCTTGGCAGTACCCCCATCCCCATTTCAGATAACAGCTTAAGGAACCAGCCTCCTAGGAACAGTGGTCTCCCCTGAATGAAATAAGCTCCTAACTTAGTCATAGCCGTTTCTGCTTAGTCACTGGACCTTCTCAAGCAACTGTGATTGCCAGTAAACAGCCAACAGCATTTATTTGAACAGTGGGTTGGACTGAAAAGCCAGTCTCTGAAAAGTCTCCATGATGAAAGTCATACTTGAAACAATCCTTTTCAAAAGTTCTGATGAAACTGTCCACGTAGGGGGCAGCATCCTTATCCATTTAATATATTGTTATTTGGACTCTAGTGCTCGAATTTTATTTGATCAAGTGGACTATGACTGGGTGAGAGCAGGAATTGATGAATGTTGATGGGAACAAAGGGAGGAAGGGCAGACTGAGACACGTAAAAGCCAAGCTTAAAAAGGAAAGGCAACCATTTAGCAGGAAGTATGAGGAGAGTACGCGGAGGAGTAACACCTAGACTTCACGCAAGCAGACACGTGAGAGGGATCAGACAGAAGATGATAAAGGGGGTTGGAGAGGTAAATAGAGCCACAAAAACAGTGTGTTCAAGGGTGAGGAGGTTAGTCAATGGGGTAAATCACGAAAAGATGAAGTAGGGGAAAGTTTAAATGAGGCCTCAAGAACTGGCAAATCCTTGGTCACCTCTGCTCAAGCTGTAAGTTTTCATTGCAAAAGCCAGAGTGCAGCATGGGATGGTGGACAATGCCTGAGTTTGGGGTCAGGAAGACCTGCATTTAAATCCCATTGTTTGCTTCATCATGGCTTTATAACCTTAAGCATTTAACATCTTTGACTTACTCACTTGTAAAACGGAAGTAATGCTATTGGCTCCTGATAGGAATGTAATCTATTAATACGAAAGCAGCATTTTGGGGATTAAAAGCAGCATGGGTTTTTAAGCCAGACTTGGTCGAGCTTGAATTCCGTTATTTGACTAGCTTTATGACCTTGGGCCAGTCACTCTTAAgtgtcagtttcctcaactgtaaaatggggtcagTGCCCTCCAAGGTTGTGAAAATTAGAACCGTGAAAGGTAAAGGGTCTGGCACATTGTAGATATTCAAACAATAGTTTTCTATTGTTCTGTTTACCGGGGGGGTCATGAAATTAGGGAACGAAGAAGCTTTAAGAAATGCAGGATCCAAAGGCATGTCTTTAGAAAGAGTGGAGCCTGTTTGTAGGCAAAGGGGAAGGAGACAAACCaggagaaaacagagaaacagaatgAACCACCCCAAGGCAATAGGAAGGGATAGGACCTAAATCACATGTTATAGGATTATCCTTAGAAAAAAAGAGGGGAAGTCAGGTGAAAATAGTTTAGTGGTAGTTGGAGATTAAGTAAAAGGCTGAGGTTAGAAAAGTTCATAGTTCATTGATAGTGAATTATTCCAAAATAGAATTTTGTTACCTTGAAGGATTATGGTATCAGGTGGCCTGGCAGCTAGCAGATactcaaatagtttttttttagatttcctGAGTTAAGTCCAATATGCCAGATTTTGTGTGCCTCAGTTAAGTGTACAATTTATTTCTCTGTAATCTAGTTTTCTCTCTGCTGCCATTAAAGGGGTTGCTGGAGTTAATCCCACATTGAAGAAATGCTGCCCGGTTTCTCCAGTGTGGCTTATCCTGTTTTCCACTTGTTCTTCCAACATCAAATCCCTATGCCCTTTCATGCTAGATTTCTTAAATGCTTGCACACAGCAGGAGGCAGGACTTTTCTCCAGTACTTAGCCAATGAATATacaatttgttttttaatatttcataaatCATGTTTTGGCAGTCACCCCTTTTTTTTAGTAGTCCCTGATTTATaacagggttccattctgacaaCAGGTCGGTTCTGATCTAAGtcaaatatctcttttttttttttttttagttttcattattattgccttttattatcagtatataaatccgatctttgtctttgggggttggaaatattacatataaacttagatatattttaaaatacataaaaaaaacacatCCGTGAAAAAAATGGATGACATTGACATTTTGTCATTTGctgtaataactccacttgtggaacgTTCTGGATCAGCTGGAttattcctgggagtggggatggcgtttctagtcagaaatTTAGTgtgagttgtctgtatggtctttTTACATGGTGCAACACTGTAGTACATTTTACTAATGACAAGGTGTACAAAAAAGATAATGATCGTAAGTATGGTTCAAGGTAACCAAAaatgttgtaagtcagggactacctgtatttattacctttttaaaaacattctttttaatgaccataaTCATCTTTGGCATGGATATGCCAAGTTCACTATTTCCCAAGCACTTGATGTTTAGATACCCAGTGTTTTAATATGTacaagttttttctttctctttccagagAGAACAATACACCTTAGGATTATTTTTTAGAACAAAGCTGTCCAATAAAACTCTCtgtggtaatgaaaatgttctctgCACTGTACTGTAAGGACACTAGCAATATATGGCTATTGAACACTTAAAACGTGCCTAAT
Protein-coding sequences here:
- the LOC126085493 gene encoding myosin regulatory light polypeptide 9 — encoded protein: MSSKRAKTKTTKKRPQRATSNVFAMFDQSQIQEFKEAFNMIDQNRDGFIDKEDLHDMLASLGKNPTDEYLDAMMNEAPGPINFTMFLTMFGEKLNGTDPEDVIRNAFACFDEEATGTIQEDYLRELLTTMGDRFTDEEVDELYREAPIDKKGNFNYIEFTRILKHGAKDKDD